The Bacillota bacterium genomic sequence ATATTGTTTGGTTAGCAGCGTGAGAATCTGAAGGGCGCCGGTTGCAATGCCGGTTATAATAAGTAAATTTTTATGAAGCCCGTTTTTACTTATAAACGCCATAACAATTGCCCCTATAAATGAGCCTACCCCCGCTGCGGATAGAAGCGTTGTATAACCGGATGCCCCCCTGTTAAGTACGATCCTTGAGAAAACAGGGATAACAACATCGTTATTCATTGCGAACGTACAGACAATCCCCATTACTATTACGTTTAACATTAGGGTTTTGCTCTTTTTTATGTATCTTAGACCTTCTGAAATCTCGGGAAGCATCCTTCTATGTGTGGCTTTTGGCACATATGGTTCTATTTTTATCATAAGTATGCCGCCAATAACCGCAATGTAACTAACCGCATTTATAAAGAAACACACAACAGGACCAAAAGCAACCATTATAGCACCTGAAATTGCAGGGCCAACGATCTTGGCAAGGTTAACAATAGACGAGTTAAGCGAAATCGCGTTCATTATGTCATCTTTACCGACAAGCTCGAAGAAAAACGACTGTCTTGCAGGCATATCTATCGTTTGAGTGATACCGTAAAAAGCGCTCAAAATGAAAACGTGCCAATACTGGATGCGACCTGTAAAAGTAAGTATGGTCATTATTGCGGCCTGAAGCATGAAGAGAATCTGAGTTAGAAGTATTAGATTTTTTTTGGGGAATCGATCTACGATCACTCCTGCAAACAGTGAAAATAAAAGCATCGGCATAAACTGGCACACGCCGAGGATACCAACAAGCAGAGGAGACTTTGTAACTGTATATACAAGCCAAACCTGCGCTGTTCGCTGCATCCATGTTCCCGTTAATGATATACACTGCCCTACCCAAAAATAACGGAAGTTTTTATACTTTAAGGAATGAAAAGTTATTTTAATTGATTCTACTAACTTATTTGACATTAATAATAAACACAACCATTCAAAAATTTTCCTTTAGGCTCAGGACGTTATAGACTGATTTCTAGTCTATAATGAAATTATATCATAGAAAAATAGGATTTAGAAGAAAAATAGTTAGAATCCTAACTATTTTTCTTGACATAAAAATATGCCAATGCTAAACTGAAATCGTTAGGTTCCGAATTAATTTTTGGAGGTCATATAAATGGACGATACAGCAATAAAACTCTATACTGCTTTAAATCGTGTCGGAAGGCAAATGCACAGAATTTCACACAGCAGGGCGGGACACTATAGAGAGCAAATGCGAATACTTAAGCTCATTGAACAAAACAACGGAGTTATACAGCGTGATCTTGCATGGCAGATGGATGTCAGAGCATCGTCTATGACTGAAATGCTTGCTAAGCTCGAAAAACGTGGCTTGGTTGAGCGCAAACAGGATGATGATGACCAACGTGTCATGCATATTTTTTTGACTGATCAGGGCATTAAGGCAGCGCAGGAATCAGAGCAGACTGGGGAAATTCTTATAAACTCTATGTTTAAGGGATTAACTGAGCCAGAAATGAAACAGATGCTGATTCTTACTGAAAAACTAATTGAAAGCCTTAGTGCAAGGGAAGAATGTTCAATGGCTAATAGCTGCAAATAACACCAAAGGATAAGTTGAATGAAAGGATGAATCATATGCCATACGGAATTGGAAGGGTCAGGTATATAGATGACACACAAAGTTATCCGAAACTTTCTAAAGCTCTGTTTATCAGAGTTTTAAAGTATTTTCGTCCATACATAAAACAGCTGGCAGTTGCTGTTTTGGCGATATTATCAACTTCAATTTTGGGTCTGATCCCCCCTCTCCTTCTTCGGAGCATCGTAGATACAGCTCTGCCTCAAAAAAATATCAAACTGCTGGGGGTTCTAGTTCTTATTTCAATATCCACCACTGTTGTTATCAGCCTTATTCAGGTTGGTCAGACTTACCTTAACACATGGATATCAAAACATATTATATATAATATAAAAAATGAAATGTATGTGCATCTGCAGTACATGCCCCTTAGCTTTTTTTCTTCTGCAAAACCCGGTGAAATAATAACTCATATGACAAGTGATATTGATGGTATTCAGGAAATATTCAACACTACGGTTGTAAATGCAATGAACAGTATATTTGTGCTTATTACAACAGCCGCAACGCTTATATATATGAACTGGAAGCTTGCAATTATCGGAATGATCACGCTTCCTCTATTCATTTTGCCAACAAGGAAAGTCGGGAAAACGCGCTGGAAAATTGCGCTTAAAAGTCAGGAAAGACTTGCTGAGCTAAACCAGATCATTCAAGAGACACTTGGAATCAGCGGATCGATTTTAATGAAGATATTTACTAAAGAAAAAGATGAAAGCGCTCATT encodes the following:
- a CDS encoding MFS transporter — protein: MSNKLVESIKITFHSLKYKNFRYFWVGQCISLTGTWMQRTAQVWLVYTVTKSPLLVGILGVCQFMPMLLFSLFAGVIVDRFPKKNLILLTQILFMLQAAIMTILTFTGRIQYWHVFILSAFYGITQTIDMPARQSFFFELVGKDDIMNAISLNSSIVNLAKIVGPAISGAIMVAFGPVVCFFINAVSYIAVIGGILMIKIEPYVPKATHRRMLPEISEGLRYIKKSKTLMLNVIVMGIVCTFAMNNDVVIPVFSRIVLNRGASGYTTLLSAAGVGSFIGAIVMAFISKNGLHKNLLIITGIATGALQILTLLTKQYALCMLLLAFIGFSNLAFINTANSIFQIYSSDEYRGRVMSVYSFLNQGSTPIGNFYAGTVMEHIGGDSGFVSCGVATLLFLFIAIACNIKTVKQWMFPATKSNIKLN
- a CDS encoding MarR family transcriptional regulator codes for the protein MDDTAIKLYTALNRVGRQMHRISHSRAGHYREQMRILKLIEQNNGVIQRDLAWQMDVRASSMTEMLAKLEKRGLVERKQDDDDQRVMHIFLTDQGIKAAQESEQTGEILINSMFKGLTEPEMKQMLILTEKLIESLSAREECSMANSCK